The Deinococcus wulumuqiensis R12 genome has a window encoding:
- a CDS encoding ABC transporter substrate-binding protein, whose protein sequence is MRPRWFLTTLALALSAAPAAAVSLVYGAGGEPVSLDSGTIVDGNSSVVQMQVYDTLVKFKKGTSELAPGLATSWAANKDSTQWTFTLRKGVKFSDGTPFNAAAVVYNINRWWDPAAPDGAKAHGKTFSSWLFTFGGLKGDKASLLKSVKAVGSDKVVLTLNRPFAPLPAAFATTFFGIASPTAVKKAGAKYGTPTALPVGTGPFVMGSWKTGDRIVLTPNPAHWGTKAKYDQLVIRFIKDPSQRLNELKAGTIDFTSDLNPDQLGSVKADRNLKAVLIPSFNVGLLSLNYSNKYLKNDKVRRAIGMAINKKAIVDAFWNGLGESNASLLPPALKWADSPAVPADYKFDPAAAKKLLAEAGYPNGFALDLWYMPVSRPYFPTPKPIAEALAADLGAIGIKVKLKTEDWAKYLEDRNKTPGFDMYMIGWTGPYASPYTFYNTHYGLEAESDIKYKNARIEALMNRAAASSSQSAQAKAYAELHKITYGLNLRFPIVHSRPLAATRTYVKGWVPGPSVLTPFEDITLDGKK, encoded by the coding sequence ATGCGCCCACGCTGGTTTCTGACTACTCTGGCCCTCGCCCTGTCTGCCGCGCCCGCCGCCGCCGTTTCGCTCGTCTATGGCGCTGGCGGCGAACCCGTCTCGCTCGACTCGGGCACCATCGTGGACGGCAACTCGTCGGTGGTGCAGATGCAGGTCTACGACACCCTGGTCAAGTTCAAGAAGGGAACGAGCGAACTCGCGCCCGGTCTGGCGACGAGCTGGGCGGCCAACAAGGACTCGACCCAGTGGACCTTCACCCTGCGCAAAGGGGTCAAGTTCAGCGACGGCACGCCGTTCAACGCGGCGGCGGTGGTCTACAACATCAACCGCTGGTGGGACCCGGCGGCCCCCGACGGTGCCAAGGCGCACGGCAAGACCTTCAGCTCGTGGCTGTTTACGTTCGGCGGCCTGAAGGGAGACAAGGCTTCGCTGCTCAAGAGCGTGAAGGCGGTGGGCAGCGACAAGGTGGTGCTGACGCTCAACCGGCCTTTCGCGCCGCTGCCCGCCGCTTTCGCCACCACCTTTTTCGGTATCGCCTCGCCCACCGCCGTCAAGAAGGCTGGGGCCAAATACGGCACGCCCACCGCGCTGCCCGTCGGCACCGGGCCGTTTGTCATGGGGTCGTGGAAAACCGGCGACCGCATCGTGCTCACGCCCAACCCGGCCCACTGGGGCACCAAGGCGAAGTACGACCAGCTCGTCATTCGCTTCATCAAGGACCCCAGCCAGCGCCTCAACGAACTCAAGGCCGGGACCATCGACTTCACGTCCGACCTCAACCCCGACCAGCTCGGCAGCGTGAAGGCCGACCGCAACCTCAAAGCGGTCCTCATTCCGTCGTTCAATGTCGGGCTGCTGAGCCTGAACTACTCGAACAAGTACCTGAAAAACGACAAGGTGCGCCGGGCCATCGGCATGGCGATCAACAAAAAGGCCATCGTGGACGCCTTCTGGAACGGGCTGGGCGAGAGCAACGCCAGCCTGCTGCCGCCCGCGCTGAAGTGGGCCGACAGCCCCGCCGTGCCCGCCGACTACAAGTTCGACCCGGCGGCGGCCAAAAAGCTGCTGGCCGAAGCGGGCTACCCGAACGGCTTTGCGCTTGACCTGTGGTACATGCCGGTGTCGCGCCCGTATTTCCCCACGCCCAAACCGATTGCCGAGGCGCTGGCGGCGGACCTGGGCGCCATCGGCATCAAGGTCAAGCTCAAGACCGAGGACTGGGCCAAGTACCTCGAAGACCGCAACAAGACCCCCGGCTTCGACATGTACATGATCGGCTGGACCGGCCCGTATGCCAGCCCCTACACCTTCTACAACACCCACTACGGCCTGGAAGCCGAGAGCGACATCAAATACAAGAACGCCCGCATCGAAGCGCTGATGAACCGGGCGGCGGCGAGTTCGTCGCAGTCGGCGCAGGCCAAGGCCTATGCCGAACTGCACAAGATCACCTACGGCCTCAACCTGCGCTTTCCCATCGTCCACAGTCGCCCACTGGCGGCGACCCGCACCTACGTCAAGGGCTGGGTGCCGGGGCCGTCGGTGCTCACGCCCTTCGAGGACATCACCCTGGACGGCAAGAAGTGA
- a CDS encoding M20 family metallopeptidase, which yields MSVAAHDGLREQVVAWRRWLHQHPELGFQERETARYVEEQLREMPGLHLSRPTETSVLAVLRGGAGPGKTVLLRADMDALPIEEEAEVEFRSQHPGVMHACGHDGHTAMLLGAAKVLSEGAATLRGEVRFIFQHAEEVFPGGAQQLVDAGVMDGVDLAVGTHLMSSVPVGTVVLRDGPLMAAPDAFDITIQGKGGHGAMPHQTVDPVVIAAQVVMAFQTAVSRLRDPIDPGVVSVTQIHGGSAHNVIPDTVTLGGTVRTFSEELRSQMPGRLETLLRGVCEAYGATYTFRYHTGYRPVNNDPATTERLRQVVRDVLPGVTLSDGVPLMGGEDFSAYLTRSPGTFVLIGAGNEAQGITAPHHHPRFMIDEAALEHGVQLYAGAARALTAG from the coding sequence GTGAGCGTCGCTGCCCACGACGGGCTGCGCGAACAGGTGGTGGCGTGGCGCCGCTGGCTGCACCAGCACCCCGAACTCGGCTTTCAGGAGCGCGAAACGGCCCGCTACGTCGAGGAGCAACTGCGCGAAATGCCGGGGCTGCACCTCAGCCGCCCCACCGAGACGAGCGTGCTGGCGGTGCTCAGGGGAGGCGCCGGACCCGGCAAGACGGTGCTGCTGCGGGCCGACATGGACGCGCTGCCCATCGAGGAAGAGGCCGAGGTGGAGTTCCGCTCGCAACATCCCGGCGTCATGCATGCCTGCGGGCACGACGGGCACACGGCGATGCTGCTGGGGGCGGCCAAGGTGCTGTCCGAGGGGGCGGCGACCCTGCGCGGCGAGGTGCGCTTCATCTTTCAGCACGCCGAGGAAGTGTTTCCCGGCGGCGCCCAGCAGCTCGTGGACGCGGGCGTGATGGACGGGGTGGACCTCGCGGTGGGCACCCACCTGATGAGTTCGGTGCCGGTGGGCACGGTGGTGCTGCGTGACGGACCGCTGATGGCCGCGCCCGACGCCTTTGACATCACCATTCAGGGCAAAGGTGGACACGGCGCGATGCCGCACCAGACGGTGGACCCGGTGGTCATTGCCGCGCAGGTGGTCATGGCCTTTCAGACGGCGGTGTCCCGGCTGCGCGACCCCATCGACCCCGGCGTGGTCAGCGTGACCCAGATTCACGGTGGCAGCGCCCACAACGTGATTCCCGACACCGTGACCCTGGGCGGCACCGTGCGGACCTTCAGCGAGGAACTGCGCTCGCAGATGCCGGGGCGCCTCGAAACCCTGCTGCGCGGCGTGTGCGAGGCGTACGGCGCGACCTACACGTTCAGGTACCACACCGGCTACCGCCCGGTGAACAACGACCCGGCGACCACCGAGCGTCTGCGTCAGGTCGTGCGCGACGTGTTGCCCGGCGTTACCCTCAGCGACGGCGTGCCGCTGATGGGCGGCGAGGACTTCAGCGCCTACCTCACCCGCTCGCCCGGCACTTTCGTCCTGATCGGCGCAGGCAACGAAGCCCAGGGCATCACCGCGCCGCACCACCACCCCCGGTTCATGATCGACGAGGCGGCGCTCGAACACGGCGTGCAGCTCTACGCGGGCGCGGCGCGGGCGCTCACCGCTGGCTGA
- the polA gene encoding DNA polymerase I has protein sequence MADASPDTLVLIDGHALAFRSYFALPPLNNSRGEMTHAIVGFMKLLLRLARQKSNQVIVVFDPPVKTFRHEQYEGYKSGRAQTPEDLPGQINRIRALVDALGFPRLEEPGYEADDVIASLTRMAEGKGYQVRIVTSDRDAYQLLDDHVKVIANDFSLIGPAQVEEKYGVTVRQWVDYRALTGDASDNIPGAKGIGPKTAAKLLQEYGTLEKIYEAAHAGTLKPDGTRKKLLDSEQDVQFSHSLSCMVTDLPLQIEFGVRRLPDNPLVTEDLLTELELHSLRPMILGLNGPEQGAGAPDDLLEREHAQRPEEESAPVLAPFAPPELAGWQTPGEGAVWGYVLSREDDLTAALLGAATFADGVARPAPVSEPDEWAQAEAPESLFGELLPSDKPLTKKEQKALEKAQKDAEKARAKLQAQYPATVDEAEFVGQRTVTAAAAKALAAHLSVRGTVVEPGDDPLLLAYLLDPGNTNMPLVTKRYLDREWPADAPTRAAITAHLLRELPPLLDDPRRKLYSEMEKPLSGVLKRMEVRGVRVDSDFLQTLSIQAGVRLADLERQIHEHAGEEFQIRSPKQLETVLYDKLELASSKKTKLTGQRSTAVSALEPLREVHPIIPLVLEFRELDKLRGTYLDPIPSLVNPRTGRLHTTFAQTAVATGRLSSLNPNLQNIPIRSELGREIRKGFIAEGGFTLIAADYSQIELRLLAHIADDPLMQQAFNEGADIHRRTAAQVLGLDEGGITPDQRRAAKTVNFGVLYGMSAHRLSGDLGIPYGEAASFIEIYFATYPGIRRYINRTLEFGRTEGYVETLYGRRRYVPGLNSRNRIQREAEERLAYNMPIQGAAADIMKMAMVQLDPQLDALGARMLLQVHDELLIEAPQGRAEQVAALTKQVMENVVRLSVPLAVEVGTGPNWFDTK, from the coding sequence ATGGCCGACGCTTCCCCCGATACGCTGGTGCTGATTGACGGTCACGCGCTGGCGTTCCGTTCGTATTTCGCCCTGCCGCCGCTGAACAATTCCAGGGGCGAGATGACCCACGCGATTGTCGGCTTCATGAAACTGCTGCTGCGGCTGGCGCGGCAAAAATCGAATCAGGTCATCGTGGTCTTCGACCCGCCGGTGAAAACCTTTCGCCACGAGCAGTACGAGGGCTACAAGTCGGGCCGCGCCCAGACGCCCGAAGACCTGCCGGGCCAGATCAACCGCATCCGGGCGCTGGTGGACGCCCTGGGTTTTCCCCGGCTGGAAGAACCCGGCTATGAGGCCGACGACGTGATCGCTTCGCTGACCCGCATGGCCGAGGGCAAGGGCTATCAGGTCCGCATCGTGACCAGTGACCGCGACGCCTACCAGCTGCTCGACGACCACGTCAAGGTCATCGCCAACGACTTTTCCCTCATCGGCCCGGCGCAGGTGGAGGAAAAGTACGGCGTGACCGTGCGGCAGTGGGTGGACTACCGCGCCCTGACCGGGGACGCCAGCGACAATATCCCCGGTGCGAAGGGTATCGGCCCCAAGACGGCGGCCAAGCTCTTGCAGGAATACGGCACCCTGGAAAAAATCTACGAGGCGGCGCACGCGGGCACCCTCAAGCCCGACGGCACCCGCAAGAAGCTGCTCGACTCCGAACAGGACGTGCAGTTCAGCCACAGCCTCTCGTGCATGGTCACGGACCTGCCCCTGCAAATCGAGTTCGGCGTGCGCCGCCTGCCCGACAACCCGCTGGTGACCGAGGACCTGCTGACCGAACTCGAACTCCACTCGCTGCGGCCCATGATTCTGGGACTGAACGGTCCCGAGCAGGGTGCGGGCGCCCCCGACGACCTACTGGAGCGGGAGCACGCGCAGCGCCCCGAGGAGGAAAGTGCGCCGGTGCTCGCCCCCTTCGCCCCCCCCGAACTGGCCGGGTGGCAGACCCCCGGCGAGGGGGCGGTGTGGGGCTATGTCCTGTCACGCGAGGACGACCTGACCGCCGCGCTGCTCGGCGCCGCGACCTTTGCCGACGGAGTGGCCCGGCCCGCCCCCGTCTCCGAGCCGGACGAGTGGGCGCAGGCTGAGGCGCCCGAAAGCCTGTTCGGTGAGCTGTTGCCCAGCGATAAGCCCCTGACCAAAAAAGAGCAAAAGGCCCTGGAAAAGGCGCAGAAGGACGCCGAAAAAGCCCGCGCCAAGCTTCAGGCCCAGTACCCGGCGACGGTGGACGAGGCCGAGTTCGTCGGGCAGCGCACGGTGACGGCGGCGGCGGCCAAAGCGCTCGCGGCGCACCTGAGCGTACGCGGCACGGTGGTGGAGCCGGGCGACGACCCGCTGCTTCTCGCTTACCTGCTCGACCCTGGCAACACCAACATGCCCCTTGTCACGAAGCGCTACCTGGACCGCGAGTGGCCCGCCGACGCCCCGACCCGCGCCGCCATCACCGCGCACCTGCTGCGCGAGTTGCCGCCGCTGCTCGACGACCCCCGGCGCAAGCTGTACAGCGAGATGGAAAAGCCGCTCTCGGGGGTGCTGAAGCGCATGGAAGTGCGCGGCGTGCGCGTGGACAGCGACTTCTTGCAGACGCTCTCCATTCAGGCCGGGGTGCGCCTCGCTGACCTGGAGCGCCAGATTCACGAACACGCGGGCGAGGAATTCCAGATTCGCAGCCCCAAGCAGCTCGAAACCGTGTTGTACGACAAGCTCGAACTGGCGAGCAGCAAAAAGACCAAGCTGACCGGGCAGCGCTCCACCGCCGTGTCGGCCCTGGAACCGCTGCGCGAGGTGCATCCCATCATCCCGCTCGTTCTGGAATTCCGTGAACTCGACAAGCTGCGCGGCACCTATCTCGACCCGATTCCCAGTCTGGTCAACCCGCGCACCGGGCGCCTGCACACCACCTTCGCGCAGACGGCGGTGGCGACGGGTCGCCTGAGCAGCCTCAACCCCAACCTCCAGAACATCCCCATCCGCTCCGAACTCGGGCGCGAGATTCGCAAGGGCTTCATCGCCGAAGGCGGCTTTACCCTGATCGCCGCCGACTACTCGCAAATCGAGCTGCGGCTGCTGGCCCACATCGCCGACGATCCGCTGATGCAGCAGGCCTTCAACGAGGGCGCCGACATCCACCGCCGCACCGCCGCGCAGGTGCTGGGGCTCGACGAAGGGGGCATCACGCCCGACCAGCGCCGCGCCGCCAAGACGGTCAATTTCGGCGTGCTGTACGGCATGAGTGCGCACCGCCTGTCGGGCGACCTCGGGATTCCGTATGGCGAGGCCGCCAGCTTCATCGAAATCTATTTCGCCACCTACCCCGGTATCCGGCGCTACATCAACCGCACGCTGGAGTTCGGGCGCACCGAGGGCTACGTGGAAACGCTGTACGGGCGCCGCCGCTACGTGCCGGGCCTGAACAGCCGCAACCGCATTCAGCGCGAGGCCGAGGAGCGGCTGGCCTACAACATGCCGATTCAGGGCGCCGCCGCCGACATCATGAAAATGGCGATGGTGCAGCTCGACCCGCAACTCGACGCGCTGGGCGCCAGAATGCTGCTGCAAGTGCATGACGAACTGCTCATCGAGGCCCCGCAAGGCCGGGCCGAGCAGGTGGCCGCCCTGACGAAGCAGGTGATGGAAAACGTGGTCCGCCTCAGCGTGCCGCTGGCGGTGGAAGTGGGGACGGGGCCGAACTGGTTCGATACGAAGTGA
- a CDS encoding FAD-binding oxidoreductase, with product MDPAALAALQARFGEQLSTAHAVREAHARDESRLDHHLPDAVLHIGSEQDVVDALRMAREYLFPIVPFAVGSSLEGQVIPVRGGLTLNLLNMNRVLTLEPGSFQATVQPGVTYPELNRQARRHGLFFPVDPGAEASLGGMASTNASGTGAVKYGTTRDNVLELRVALLDGRVIRVGSKARKTSAGYDLKNLFIGAEGTLGVITELTVRLWPLPAEVVVLRCNFGTVAEAAACAVMVMGAALQPERLELIDEREIHAVNVQLGRDYPERPTLWIELASPSRAALEESLSVCSDLCRDAGGQDLAVAAGAEERAAVWEARHKAYSSMVAMYPGHVNLSTDVCVPLHRLPEVVAATRARCDERGLDASFVGHVGDGNFHVLFHAAPDDRAGWDAIHATYDEMMALTLAAGGTCSGEHGIGLHKRKYLAQERADTLELMREVKALLDPQGLLNPGKIFG from the coding sequence ATGGACCCCGCCGCCCTGGCCGCCCTGCAAGCCCGCTTCGGCGAGCAGCTTTCCACCGCCCACGCCGTGCGCGAAGCCCACGCCCGCGACGAGAGCCGCCTCGACCACCACCTGCCCGACGCGGTGCTGCATATCGGGAGCGAGCAGGACGTGGTGGACGCGCTGCGTATGGCGCGTGAATACCTCTTCCCCATCGTGCCGTTTGCGGTGGGCAGCAGCCTGGAAGGGCAGGTCATCCCGGTGCGCGGCGGCCTGACGCTGAACCTGCTGAACATGAACCGCGTCCTCACCCTAGAGCCGGGCAGCTTTCAGGCGACGGTGCAGCCCGGCGTGACTTACCCCGAACTCAACCGGCAGGCGCGGAGACACGGCCTCTTTTTTCCGGTGGACCCCGGCGCAGAGGCGAGTCTGGGCGGCATGGCGTCCACCAACGCCAGCGGCACCGGCGCGGTGAAGTACGGCACCACCCGAGACAACGTGCTGGAACTGCGGGTGGCGCTGCTGGACGGGCGCGTGATTCGGGTGGGGAGCAAGGCCCGCAAGACGAGCGCCGGGTATGACCTGAAGAACCTCTTTATCGGCGCGGAGGGCACCCTCGGCGTCATCACCGAACTGACGGTAAGGCTCTGGCCGCTGCCTGCCGAAGTGGTGGTGCTGCGCTGCAACTTTGGGACGGTGGCAGAAGCGGCGGCCTGCGCGGTCATGGTGATGGGCGCGGCGCTGCAACCCGAGCGGCTCGAACTCATCGACGAGCGCGAGATTCACGCGGTGAACGTGCAACTCGGACGCGACTACCCCGAGCGGCCCACGCTGTGGATCGAACTCGCCTCCCCCAGCCGCGCCGCCCTGGAAGAATCGCTCTCTGTGTGCAGTGACCTGTGCCGCGACGCGGGCGGGCAGGACCTCGCCGTCGCTGCGGGCGCCGAGGAACGCGCCGCCGTATGGGAGGCCCGCCACAAGGCGTATTCCTCGATGGTGGCGATGTATCCGGGGCATGTGAACCTCAGCACCGACGTGTGCGTGCCGCTGCACCGCCTGCCCGAAGTTGTGGCCGCCACCCGCGCCAGGTGCGACGAGCGCGGCCTGGACGCCAGCTTCGTGGGGCACGTCGGGGACGGCAATTTCCACGTGCTGTTCCACGCGGCCCCCGACGACCGCGCTGGCTGGGACGCCATCCACGCCACCTACGACGAGATGATGGCGCTGACGCTGGCGGCGGGCGGCACCTGCTCGGGCGAACACGGCATCGGCCTGCACAAGCGAAAATATCTGGCGCAGGAAAGGGCCGACACGCTGGAGCTGATGCGCGAGGTCAAAGCGCTGCTCGACCCGCAGGGGCTGCTCAATCCGGGGAAGATCTTCGGGTGA
- a CDS encoding cupin domain-containing protein, whose translation MRPGYNLCRPPTSAASDFLEEGDSITVSSRIPHTGRNPAAQEAEVRWVTSPFL comes from the coding sequence ATGAGGCCCGGATACAATCTGTGCAGGCCCCCAACTTCCGCGGCAAGTGACTTTCTCGAAGAGGGCGACAGCATCACCGTGTCCAGCCGCATTCCCCACACCGGGCGCAACCCGGCGGCGCAGGAAGCCGAGGTGCGGTGGGTCACCAGCCCTTTTCTGTAG
- a CDS encoding PLP-dependent aminotransferase family protein, whose protein sequence is MSMLKTAQTSLTEGVINLAVGHPSLHMLPLREMERAAAHRFAQGSAEFLQYGAEWGDGFLRTELAAYLTREYGFAVRPEQTFISGGTSQAINLCCAMLTQPGDTVIVEDPTYFFAFGMFRDHGLNIVTVPVDEHGLDVDALEALVAQHRPRLVYTIPVHQNPSGVTLTQERREKLVGLAQENGFYVLADEVYQLLTFEGAPPQSFAAWVDTGHVLSLGSFSKILAPGSRLGWINAREDVLDRLAHNGAVVSGGGYSPLGSGLIRSMLELGTLPEYVAGLRDTYRRRSAALADALDDLRPLGVDFARPAGGYFIWATLPTQAAPLLPLALEGGVRFQPGTLFSPHETQPDRARLCFAFYEEAELREGVRRLGEVLPGAK, encoded by the coding sequence ATGTCCATGCTCAAGACGGCCCAGACCAGCCTCACCGAAGGCGTCATCAACCTCGCGGTGGGCCACCCGTCGCTGCACATGCTGCCGCTGCGCGAGATGGAGCGGGCCGCCGCGCACCGCTTCGCGCAGGGAAGCGCCGAGTTTTTGCAGTACGGCGCCGAGTGGGGCGACGGTTTTCTACGCACCGAACTCGCCGCGTATCTCACCCGCGAGTACGGTTTTGCCGTCCGGCCCGAACAGACCTTCATCTCGGGCGGCACCTCGCAGGCCATCAACCTGTGCTGCGCGATGCTGACGCAGCCGGGCGACACGGTCATCGTGGAGGACCCGACCTATTTCTTCGCGTTCGGGATGTTCCGCGACCACGGCCTGAACATCGTGACGGTGCCGGTGGACGAGCATGGCCTCGACGTGGACGCGCTGGAAGCACTCGTGGCGCAGCACAGGCCCCGGCTCGTCTACACCATTCCCGTGCATCAGAACCCGTCGGGCGTGACGCTGACGCAGGAGCGGCGCGAAAAGCTGGTAGGGCTGGCACAGGAGAACGGCTTTTACGTGCTGGCCGACGAGGTGTACCAGCTGCTGACCTTTGAAGGGGCGCCGCCGCAGAGCTTCGCGGCCTGGGTGGACACCGGACACGTCCTGAGTCTGGGCAGCTTTTCCAAGATTCTGGCCCCCGGCAGCCGCCTGGGCTGGATCAATGCCCGCGAGGACGTGCTGGACCGGCTGGCGCACAACGGCGCGGTGGTCAGCGGCGGGGGGTACAGCCCCCTGGGGAGCGGCCTGATTCGCTCCATGCTGGAACTGGGAACGCTGCCCGAATATGTCGCGGGCCTGCGGGACACCTACCGCCGCCGCTCGGCCGCCCTGGCAGACGCGCTGGACGACCTGCGTCCCCTGGGAGTGGACTTTGCGCGGCCAGCGGGGGGCTACTTCATCTGGGCCACCTTGCCGACCCAGGCTGCTCCACTTCTGCCCCTCGCGCTGGAGGGCGGCGTGCGCTTTCAGCCTGGCACCCTGTTTTCGCCGCATGAAACGCAGCCGGACAGGGCGCGGCTGTGCTTCGCCTTCTACGAGGAAGCGGAGTTGCGCGAAGGCGTGCGGCGGCTGGGCGAAGTGTTGCCGGGAGCGAAGTAA
- a CDS encoding alpha-hydroxy acid oxidase, with translation MSPDLSGLLNLHDIEQAAREVLPPAAFAYYTGGANDEHTLRENREGYARLKLRPRMLVDVSQIDTSATVLGLPLAFPVGVAPCAMHGLVHPDAEVATARAAASVGSLMTLSTMSHRTIEEVSEAVGGPFWFQLYLYKDREVSRALVQRAEAAGARALVLTVDAPVLGRREAILRTPVHIAPGTVLPNIGPRVPGSEHLDDLQYFDSLLDPALTWNDVGWLRGVTGLPMVLKGLLTAEDAALAAEHGCHIWASNHGGRQLDTAVTALDALPEIAQAAGGRAEIYLDGGIFRGTDVIKALALGASAVFLARPVLYGLALAGEAGARRTLELLRDEVRLGMALCGKTRVRDLGPELIWR, from the coding sequence ATGTCCCCTGACCTCTCTGGCCTCCTCAACCTCCACGACATCGAGCAGGCCGCCCGTGAGGTGTTGCCGCCCGCCGCGTTCGCCTACTACACCGGCGGCGCCAACGACGAACACACGCTGCGCGAGAACCGCGAAGGGTACGCCCGCCTGAAGCTGCGGCCCCGGATGCTGGTGGACGTGTCGCAGATCGACACTTCGGCGACGGTGCTGGGCCTGCCGCTCGCCTTCCCGGTGGGGGTGGCCCCCTGCGCCATGCACGGCCTCGTTCACCCGGACGCCGAGGTCGCCACCGCGCGCGCCGCCGCCAGCGTGGGCAGCCTGATGACCCTGTCCACCATGAGCCACCGCACCATCGAGGAAGTTTCGGAAGCGGTGGGCGGACCGTTCTGGTTTCAGCTCTACCTTTACAAAGACCGCGAGGTCAGCCGCGCCCTGGTTCAGCGGGCCGAGGCCGCCGGAGCGCGGGCGCTGGTGCTGACGGTGGACGCGCCCGTGCTGGGCCGCCGCGAGGCGATTCTCAGGACGCCGGTGCATATCGCCCCCGGCACGGTCCTGCCCAACATCGGCCCCCGCGTGCCGGGCAGCGAGCACCTGGACGACCTTCAGTATTTCGACTCGCTGCTCGACCCGGCGCTGACCTGGAACGATGTCGGCTGGCTGCGGGGCGTCACGGGGCTGCCGATGGTGCTCAAGGGCCTGCTGACCGCCGAGGACGCGGCGCTGGCCGCAGAGCACGGCTGCCACATCTGGGCCAGCAACCACGGCGGGCGGCAGCTCGACACCGCTGTGACTGCCCTTGACGCCCTGCCCGAAATCGCTCAGGCGGCGGGCGGGCGGGCCGAAATCTACCTCGACGGCGGCATTTTCCGGGGAACGGACGTCATCAAGGCGCTGGCGCTGGGGGCGAGCGCCGTCTTTCTCGCCCGGCCTGTGCTCTACGGTCTCGCGCTGGCGGGGGAGGCGGGGGCGCGGCGCACGCTGGAACTTCTGCGCGACGAGGTGCGGCTGGGCATGGCCCTGTGCGGCAAAACGCGGGTGCGCGACCTGGGGCCGGAGCTGATCTGGCGCTGA
- a CDS encoding ZIP family metal transporter, whose protein sequence is MPGVDFAFFDNLAPPTQALLATIFTWSLTALGASVVLFTRSVSSRLLNIAQGLAAGVMLAASFWSLLAPAIEFAENQGMTPWLPPALGLLLGAAFVGLLDKVLPHLHPGFARDQAEGLPARWSQGALLLAAMTLHNLPEGMAVGVSFGAAGAGVEGATLGSALALALGIGLQNIPEGLAVALPLRAAGLSRRRAFLFGQASGLVEPLGGWLGAAFVGASLPLMPYALSFAAGAMIFVVIEELIPEAQRGGNADIATQATLLGFVAMMILDVALG, encoded by the coding sequence ATGCCGGGCGTGGATTTCGCTTTCTTTGACAATCTGGCCCCACCCACACAGGCTCTGCTCGCGACGATCTTCACCTGGTCGCTGACAGCCCTGGGGGCCTCGGTGGTCCTGTTTACCCGTTCGGTCAGCAGCCGACTTCTGAACATCGCACAGGGGCTGGCGGCGGGCGTGATGCTGGCGGCCAGTTTCTGGTCCCTGCTCGCCCCCGCCATCGAATTTGCCGAAAACCAGGGCATGACCCCCTGGTTGCCCCCGGCCCTGGGGCTGCTGCTGGGGGCGGCGTTCGTGGGCCTGCTCGACAAGGTGCTGCCCCACCTGCACCCCGGCTTTGCCCGGGATCAGGCCGAGGGACTGCCCGCCCGCTGGTCGCAGGGGGCGCTGCTGCTCGCCGCCATGACGCTGCACAACCTGCCCGAAGGCATGGCGGTGGGCGTGTCGTTCGGCGCGGCAGGGGCCGGGGTGGAAGGCGCGACCCTGGGCAGCGCCCTGGCCCTGGCCCTGGGCATCGGTCTTCAGAACATCCCCGAAGGACTGGCGGTCGCCCTGCCTCTGCGGGCGGCGGGACTGTCGCGTCGCCGGGCGTTCCTGTTCGGGCAGGCGTCGGGGCTGGTCGAGCCGCTGGGCGGCTGGCTGGGCGCGGCTTTCGTCGGCGCCTCGCTGCCGCTGATGCCCTACGCCCTGAGCTTCGCGGCGGGGGCCATGATCTTCGTCGTCATCGAGGAACTGATTCCCGAAGCGCAGCGCGGCGGCAACGCCGACATCGCCACGCAGGCCACCCTGCTCGGCTTCGTGGCGATGATGATTCTGGACGTGGCGCTGGGCTGA
- a CDS encoding ABC transporter ATP-binding protein, with the protein MTARNTVLELQNVHTYYGQIEALKGLNMTVGEGEIVALIGGNGAGKTTTLRTISGMMKPKTGTVAYLGQNVTGVPSHQMIGRGMAHVPEGRRIFPQMTVRENLEVGAYTVDDKAAIASRIEEGFDLFPRLRERESQLGGTMSGGEQQMLAIARALMIAPKVLLLDEPSMGLSPLFVENIFSIIERLNRERGTTILLVEQNASMALAIAHRAYVLQTGEIKLSGNAQDIARDETVRKAYLGDE; encoded by the coding sequence ATGACGGCCCGAAACACCGTGCTGGAACTGCAAAACGTCCACACCTACTACGGTCAAATCGAGGCGCTCAAGGGCCTGAACATGACGGTGGGCGAGGGCGAAATCGTGGCGCTCATCGGCGGCAACGGGGCGGGCAAGACCACCACCCTGCGCACCATCAGCGGCATGATGAAGCCCAAGACCGGGACCGTCGCCTACCTGGGCCAGAACGTGACCGGCGTGCCCTCGCACCAGATGATCGGACGCGGCATGGCGCATGTGCCGGAAGGCCGCCGCATCTTTCCGCAGATGACGGTGCGCGAGAACCTCGAAGTGGGCGCGTACACGGTGGACGACAAGGCGGCCATCGCCAGCCGCATCGAGGAAGGTTTCGACCTGTTTCCGCGCCTGCGCGAGCGCGAGTCGCAGCTCGGCGGCACCATGTCGGGCGGGGAACAGCAGATGCTGGCCATTGCCCGCGCCCTGATGATCGCCCCCAAGGTGCTGCTGCTCGACGAACCGAGCATGGGCCTCTCGCCCCTCTTTGTGGAGAACATCTTCAGCATCATCGAGCGGCTGAACAGGGAGCGCGGCACCACCATCCTGCTGGTCGAGCAAAACGCGAGCATGGCCCTGGCGATTGCCCACCGCGCCTACGTGCTGCAAACCGGCGAAATCAAACTCAGCGGCAACGCGCAGGACATCGCCCGCGACGAAACGGTCCGCAAGGCCTACCTGGGCGACGAATAG